From the Danaus plexippus chromosome 5, MEX_DaPlex, whole genome shotgun sequence genome, one window contains:
- the LOC116769330 gene encoding myosin regulatory light chain, smooth muscle: MEENSGKTKSKKNKQEKSRSHRESNPEQDEIKMFKENLLQSVSTGDSILSESADISEETKPYSTSKAREALSVSDNVLAELDESKIFELKEAFLLFDMNGDGCIDQNDLRSTLVSLGEKVDEQAVRHMLSEAANPLDFDAFVHLLGYKTLELDSEETLIAALSRWDYDNTGYILEEKIRQDLMTRGDRFTEKEADYALDEAPTVYKDGYAFIDYKQFCSKLCGLRKPNKRALQV, from the exons ATGGAGGAAAACAGTGGAAAAACTAAGTCCAAA aaaaacaaacaagaaaaatCTCGCAGTCATAGAGAGTCAAACCCTGAgcaagatgaaataaaaatgtttaaagagAATCTACTGCAGTCCGTTTCCACCGGGGA TTCCATATTATCTGAAAGCGCTGACATTTCCGAAGAGACAAAACCATATTCCACTTCCAAAGCGCGGGAAGCCTTATCTGTGTCAGACAATGTTTTAGCCGAACTCGatgaatctaaaatatttgaactgAAAGAG gcCTTCCTTCTTTTTGACATGAACGGTGACGGCTGCATTGACCAAAATGATCTTCGCAGTACATTAGTTAGCCTCGGAGAAAAGGTCGATGAACAGGCCGTAAGGCACATGCTTTCTGAA GCCGCAAACCCACTGGACTTTGATGCATTTGTCCACCTTCTTGGCTACAAAACACTCGAGCTGGATTCCGAAGAGACCCTTATAGCTGCTCTTTCTCGATGGGATTACGATAATACGGGATATATTTTGGAGGAAAA AATTCGCCAGGATCTAATGACAAGGGGAGATCGCTTTACTGAAAAAGAAGCTGATTATGCTCTCGACGAAGCACCAACTGTATACAAAGACGGATATGCTTTTATAGATTACAAGCAATTTTGTTCAAAACTTTGTGGTTTGAGGAAGCCTAACAAACGTGCTCTTCAAGTTTGA